In the genome of Notamacropus eugenii isolate mMacEug1 chromosome 5, mMacEug1.pri_v2, whole genome shotgun sequence, one region contains:
- the LOC140503506 gene encoding immunoglobulin superfamily member 1-like isoform X2, whose amino-acid sequence MGPTVTSLIYIGLSLDWAVRAQMGPLPRPTLWAISSPVVSRGADVILRCQGYLGSDRFQLWKDGELREERNASWQQADFLLRNVDDWKDARSYSCRFGQGPLWSELSEALDLVVTGIFPKPSISASHGSPLYPGATATIRCDMSGQASSQDYSFALLEAKSLEPLQQQSTAWTWVDFSLPSVRLEDMGSYSCIYYKNKVPYSGSHPSNTLELTVLGQLPKPTLWAQPGLVVAPGTNITLWCSRPKLSSLAEVTFTLWKVLTHGHLQQQTSSGLWTSFILPSVRPKDAGSYSCTYREKIASFRGSMYSDYLELVVTGSLPKPSLSALPAVVVEPGIHVTLQCRQPPQTFLSGLTFTLLKMGSPQPLQRQSPAGTSADFLLLSVRGQDSGSYRCFYHRRMAPYEVSEASEVLEIWVTVPSNILLIALSCVSFLLICLLLLAFLCHRSIPIGSLHREGLRRVFCCPCLPQGVCQPHHPEAPTDEPLYTEVARGTPREPSVHMAEDLEGVTYAHLNKRTLNKRQEDPKENSTEPTVYATISLD is encoded by the exons ATGGGACCCACAGTCACTTCTTTGATCTACATTG GACTGTCTCTGGACTGGGCAGTGAGGGCACAGATGG GTCCCCTTCCTAGGCCTACTCTCTGGGCCATCTCGAGTCCTGTAGTCTCCAGGGGAGCAGACGTGATCCTACGGTGCCAGGGTTACCTGGGCAGTGACCGATTCCAGCTCTGGAAGGATGGAGAGCTCAGGGAGGAGCGAAATGCCTCCTGGCAACAGGCAGATTTTTTGCTCAGGAATGTGGATGACTGGAAAGATGCAAGAAGCTACAGCTGCCGCTTTGGGCAGGGACCCTTGTGGTCAGAGCTCAGTGAAGCTCTGGACTTGGTGGTAACAG gaatcttccccaaaccctccattTCAGCCTCGCATGGCTCTCCATTATACCCAGGAGCAACAGCAACCATCAGGTGTGACATGTCAGGACAGGCATCCTCTCAGGACTACAGTTTTGCCTTGCTGGAGGCCAAGAGCCTGGAGCCCTTGCAGCAACAGAGCACTGCCTGGACCTGGGTTGATTTTTCACTTCCATCTGTGAGACTTGAGGACATGGGGAGCTACAGCTGTATTTACTACAAGAACAAAGTGCCCTACAGTGGGTCCCATCCCAGCAATACCCTGGAGCTGACTGTGCTAG GACAACTCCCTAAGCCCACTCTGTGGGCCCAACCTGGCCTTGTGGTGGCCCCAGGGACCAACATCACCCTCTGGTGCTCAAGGCCCAAGCTGTCCTCCCTTGCAGAGGTGACTTTCACTCTGTGGAAGGTTTTAACCCATGGGCACTTACAGCAGCAGACCTCATCAGGTCTCTGGACTAGTTTCATCCTTCCATCCGTGAGACCCAAGGATGCTGGGAGCTACAGCTGCACTTATAGGGAAAAGATAGCATCTTTTAGAGGTTCAATGTACAGTGATTACCTGGAATTGGTCGTTACAG GATCtctccccaagccttctctctcAGCCCTCCCAGCTGTTGTGGTGGAGCCTGGGATTCATGTGACTCTCCAGTGTCGACAGCCCCCTCAGACATTCCTCAGTGGCCTGACATTCACTCTGCTGAAGATGGGAAGCCCTCAGCCCTTGCAGAGGCAGAGCCCAGCTGGGACCTCGGCtgactttcttctcctctctgtgAGGGGGCAGGATTCTGGCAGCTACCGCTGTTTCTACCATAGGAGGATGGCTCCATatgaagtgtctgaagccagtgAGGTCCTCGAGATCTGGGTGACAG TGCCCAGTAACATTCTCCTCATAGCCCTCAGCTGTGTCTCCTTCCTCCTTATCTGCCTTCTCCTGTTGGCATTTCTCTGCCATCGTTCCATCCCTATCG GGTCCTTGCATAGAGAAGGCCTTaggag AGTCTTCTGCTGCCCTTGTCTTCCTCAGGGTGTCTGTCAGCCCCATCACCCAGAGGCCCCCACAGATGAGCCACTAT ATACAGAAGTGGCGAGAGGCACACCAAGGGAACCATCG GTTCACATGGCTGAAGACCTTGAAGGAGTGACCTATGCTCATCTGAATAAAAGAACCTTGAATAAGAGGCAAGAAGACCCCAAGGAAAATTCCACAGAGCCCACAGTCTATGCCACTATCTCCTTAGACTGA
- the LOC140503506 gene encoding immunoglobulin superfamily member 1-like isoform X1 → MGPTVTSLIYIGLSLDWAVRAQMGPLPRPTLWAISSPVVSRGADVILRCQGYLGSDRFQLWKDGELREERNASWQQADFLLRNVDDWKDARSYSCRFGQGPLWSELSEALDLVVTGIFPKPSISASHGSPLYPGATATIRCDMSGQASSQDYSFALLEAKSLEPLQQQSTAWTWVDFSLPSVRLEDMGSYSCIYYKNKVPYSGSHPSNTLELTVLGQLPKPTLWAQPGLVVAPGTNITLWCSRPKLSSLAEVTFTLWKVLTHGHLQQQTSSGLWTSFILPSVRPKDAGSYSCTYREKIASFRGSMYSDYLELVVTGSLPKPSLSALPAVVVEPGIHVTLQCRQPPQTFLSGLTFTLLKMGSPQPLQRQSPAGTSADFLLLSVRGQDSGSYRCFYHRRMAPYEVSEASEVLEIWVTDALLKPSLSALPGHEVASGSNVILLCQGLPWSSRFILYKEGIMTAIQDEAHFLLTHVTPKHSGNYSCSYQPGTTGSLRTRESDPLEIRVTVPSNILLIALSCVSFLLICLLLLAFLCHRSIPIGSLHREGLRRVFCCPCLPQGVCQPHHPEAPTDEPLYTEVARGTPREPSVHMAEDLEGVTYAHLNKRTLNKRQEDPKENSTEPTVYATISLD, encoded by the exons ATGGGACCCACAGTCACTTCTTTGATCTACATTG GACTGTCTCTGGACTGGGCAGTGAGGGCACAGATGG GTCCCCTTCCTAGGCCTACTCTCTGGGCCATCTCGAGTCCTGTAGTCTCCAGGGGAGCAGACGTGATCCTACGGTGCCAGGGTTACCTGGGCAGTGACCGATTCCAGCTCTGGAAGGATGGAGAGCTCAGGGAGGAGCGAAATGCCTCCTGGCAACAGGCAGATTTTTTGCTCAGGAATGTGGATGACTGGAAAGATGCAAGAAGCTACAGCTGCCGCTTTGGGCAGGGACCCTTGTGGTCAGAGCTCAGTGAAGCTCTGGACTTGGTGGTAACAG gaatcttccccaaaccctccattTCAGCCTCGCATGGCTCTCCATTATACCCAGGAGCAACAGCAACCATCAGGTGTGACATGTCAGGACAGGCATCCTCTCAGGACTACAGTTTTGCCTTGCTGGAGGCCAAGAGCCTGGAGCCCTTGCAGCAACAGAGCACTGCCTGGACCTGGGTTGATTTTTCACTTCCATCTGTGAGACTTGAGGACATGGGGAGCTACAGCTGTATTTACTACAAGAACAAAGTGCCCTACAGTGGGTCCCATCCCAGCAATACCCTGGAGCTGACTGTGCTAG GACAACTCCCTAAGCCCACTCTGTGGGCCCAACCTGGCCTTGTGGTGGCCCCAGGGACCAACATCACCCTCTGGTGCTCAAGGCCCAAGCTGTCCTCCCTTGCAGAGGTGACTTTCACTCTGTGGAAGGTTTTAACCCATGGGCACTTACAGCAGCAGACCTCATCAGGTCTCTGGACTAGTTTCATCCTTCCATCCGTGAGACCCAAGGATGCTGGGAGCTACAGCTGCACTTATAGGGAAAAGATAGCATCTTTTAGAGGTTCAATGTACAGTGATTACCTGGAATTGGTCGTTACAG GATCtctccccaagccttctctctcAGCCCTCCCAGCTGTTGTGGTGGAGCCTGGGATTCATGTGACTCTCCAGTGTCGACAGCCCCCTCAGACATTCCTCAGTGGCCTGACATTCACTCTGCTGAAGATGGGAAGCCCTCAGCCCTTGCAGAGGCAGAGCCCAGCTGGGACCTCGGCtgactttcttctcctctctgtgAGGGGGCAGGATTCTGGCAGCTACCGCTGTTTCTACCATAGGAGGATGGCTCCATatgaagtgtctgaagccagtgAGGTCCTCGAGATCTGGGTGACAG ATGCACtcctcaagccttccctctcAGCCTTGCCTGGGCACGAGGTTGCTTCAGGGTCCAATGTGATCCTCCTGTGTCAGGGGCTTCCATGGAGTTCTAGGTTTATTCTGTACAAGGAGGGAATCATGACTGCCATTCAAGATGAGGCCCACTTCCTTTTGACACATGTGACCCCCAAGCACTCTGGCAATTACAGCTGCAGCTATCAGCCTGGCACCACTGGAAGCCTCAGGACACGAGAAAGTGACCCTCTTGAAATTAGAGTGACAG TGCCCAGTAACATTCTCCTCATAGCCCTCAGCTGTGTCTCCTTCCTCCTTATCTGCCTTCTCCTGTTGGCATTTCTCTGCCATCGTTCCATCCCTATCG GGTCCTTGCATAGAGAAGGCCTTaggag AGTCTTCTGCTGCCCTTGTCTTCCTCAGGGTGTCTGTCAGCCCCATCACCCAGAGGCCCCCACAGATGAGCCACTAT ATACAGAAGTGGCGAGAGGCACACCAAGGGAACCATCG GTTCACATGGCTGAAGACCTTGAAGGAGTGACCTATGCTCATCTGAATAAAAGAACCTTGAATAAGAGGCAAGAAGACCCCAAGGAAAATTCCACAGAGCCCACAGTCTATGCCACTATCTCCTTAGACTGA